One Firmicutes bacterium CAG:345 genomic window carries:
- a CDS encoding unknown (no significant homology to UniProt), producing the protein MKKIIYCSSILLILSSCNISSTTSSSSLSNSDIPLNFYADNYYLLKDINADKENIFVLIYSSTCTHCIEVEKSLANVYNNNFSNIPLVTIKPSDTSKYTLPLEYKDAVDFYYQQGSEYVSPEFLPDYLYRFENYPTPTLMYLKENRELSHIIFGLENNEELLKDSFQSLIE; encoded by the coding sequence ATGAAAAAAATAATATATTGTTCTTCAATTCTATTAATATTAAGTTCATGTAACATATCATCAACCACTTCATCTTCTTCACTTTCTAACTCTGATATTCCTCTAAATTTTTATGCTGATAATTATTATTTGCTAAAAGACATCAACGCTGACAAAGAAAATATATTTGTATTAATATATAGCTCAACTTGCACTCACTGCATTGAAGTTGAAAAAAGTTTAGCAAATGTCTACAACAATAATTTTTCAAATATCCCACTAGTTACTATAAAACCAAGTGATACTTCCAAATACACATTGCCTTTAGAATATAAAGATGCTGTTGACTTTTATTATCAGCAAGGAAGTGAATATGTATCTCCAGAATTTTTACCAGACTATCTATATAGATTTGAAAACTATCCAACACCTACACTTATGTATCTTAAAGAAAATAGAGAATTAAGTCATATTATTTTCGGATTAGAAAATAATGAAGAACTATTGAAAGATTCTTTTCAAAGTTTAATCGAATGA
- a CDS encoding putative uncharacterized protein (product inferred by homology to UniProt), with translation MYSRPCYQNNDPRLEPIVMPVQERVCNRYHTVEQPVICPINTRIVHHYVPRPVYYPSYTQTEEVQTCTGATPNGSTSQFMK, from the coding sequence ATGTATTCTCGTCCTTGTTATCAAAACAACGATCCACGTTTAGAACCAATTGTTATGCCTGTTCAAGAAAGAGTTTGTAACAGATATCATACTGTTGAACAACCTGTAATTTGTCCAATTAATACTCGCATAGTTCATCATTATGTTCCTCGTCCAGTTTATTATCCAAGTTATACACAAACTGAAGAAGTTCAAACTTGTACTGGAGCAACACCTAATGGTTCGACTAGTCAATTCATGAAATAA
- a CDS encoding unknown (no significant homology to UniProt) — MKVIGNFFVRIGQWIKNTAWIQIIGLVGIVVGIIIAAPYAIRGIQGWVATWDNSTFYQDHRINYEKYQQVISDDKTSIIFFYEESCANCESTQKHIEDFYKQYHDLEGTKFDFYSINVAWKDEANDNDITKDQLEAAGEDLFNLYKSQTDLKILGQYTDMNNTQVTGLADPYDFPTPTILLVQDGGLKSIRLGYDQNTLDGVYENLYYMLTGTEF, encoded by the coding sequence ATGAAAGTTATAGGAAATTTCTTTGTTAGAATTGGTCAATGGATTAAAAATACAGCTTGGATTCAAATTATTGGTTTAGTCGGTATAGTTGTCGGTATTATTATTGCTGCACCTTATGCTATTCGTGGTATTCAAGGTTGGGTAGCAACTTGGGATAATTCAACTTTCTATCAAGATCACCGAATCAATTATGAAAAATATCAACAAGTTATCAGCGATGACAAGACTTCTATCATCTTCTTCTATGAAGAATCTTGCGCAAATTGTGAAAGCACACAAAAACACATTGAAGATTTCTACAAACAATATCATGATCTTGAAGGTACAAAATTTGATTTCTATTCCATCAATGTTGCATGGAAAGATGAAGCTAACGATAATGATATAACTAAAGATCAATTAGAAGCTGCTGGTGAAGATTTATTTAATCTTTATAAATCTCAAACTGATTTAAAGATTCTCGGTCAATATACCGATATGAATAACACTCAAGTTACAGGTTTAGCTGATCCATATGATTTCCCAACACCTACTATTCTTTTAGTACAAGATGGTGGTTTAAAGAGCATTCGCTTAGGTTATGATCAAAACACTTTAGATGGTGTCTACGAAAACCTTTATTACATGCTTACTGGTACTGAGTTCTAA